The Candidatus Dependentiae bacterium genome includes a window with the following:
- a CDS encoding carotenoid oxygenase family protein, with translation MLKKIGIFVAVLFCVAFGAILLHRRYTKQNQNSLGTIAEYPLQTKTESCEPEKIESEFIRGNASVGFCSAACQIAPTYLQTKGTIPVWLHGFLLRTGPGLFEVGGNTFKYWFDGFALLQSFKFDKGTVQYASKFLQSDYYKGAMKSGKLPVQEEKKSSFFSKMGALLAKREPYDNGNINIMKLGNQFVALTESTFPVAFNPITLETYEFDDFDDDLDGHVVTPHPIIDPQTGNSFNVLTQFGTTSYYHVYSIAPNSTKRVIIASIEAKQPSYLHGLSITQNYIVLTLTPFVVNPPDLLFAIKPFLDYFSWKPELGTTFIIIDRATGRIIDSMKAEPFFVLNQVNAFEKNNEINLDMIVYPDAGIMKATTIEHLRNRPESFGERSQLTRFIINLKTKNVTKTVLGESSIELPRINPFFKTKHYRYIYGMGAGFSSIQKIDTESDRIIEWKENGCCPTEPVFIPRPHEKKEDDGVIIAQVLDTINCTSFILILDAHNLHEIGRAQLPSIVPFSLHGLYSQA, from the coding sequence ATGTTAAAGAAAATCGGTATTTTCGTGGCTGTGTTGTTTTGCGTTGCATTCGGAGCAATTCTATTGCACAGACGGTACACGAAACAAAATCAAAACAGCCTAGGTACCATAGCTGAATATCCCCTACAAACAAAAACCGAATCTTGCGAGCCCGAAAAAATAGAATCAGAATTTATTCGCGGCAACGCTTCAGTTGGATTTTGTTCTGCAGCATGCCAAATCGCTCCCACGTATCTTCAAACAAAAGGAACCATACCAGTATGGCTCCATGGTTTTCTTTTGCGCACCGGCCCCGGCCTTTTTGAAGTGGGTGGTAATACTTTTAAATACTGGTTTGATGGTTTTGCACTCTTACAATCGTTCAAGTTTGATAAAGGAACAGTTCAGTATGCCAGCAAATTCTTACAAAGCGATTACTATAAAGGCGCTATGAAAAGTGGCAAGCTCCCCGTTCAGGAAGAAAAAAAATCATCATTCTTTTCAAAGATGGGCGCATTGCTTGCAAAACGAGAACCGTACGATAACGGCAACATTAATATCATGAAACTTGGCAACCAATTTGTTGCGCTCACAGAATCAACTTTTCCGGTTGCATTCAATCCTATAACATTAGAAACGTATGAATTCGATGATTTTGATGATGATTTAGATGGGCATGTAGTAACACCACACCCGATTATTGATCCGCAAACCGGAAATTCATTTAATGTGCTGACACAATTTGGCACAACGAGTTATTACCATGTTTACTCAATTGCACCAAACAGCACGAAGCGCGTAATAATTGCTTCAATTGAAGCAAAACAGCCTTCCTATTTGCATGGGCTTTCCATTACCCAAAACTATATTGTGCTCACGCTCACGCCGTTCGTAGTTAATCCACCAGATCTGCTCTTTGCAATTAAACCATTTCTTGATTACTTTTCTTGGAAGCCAGAGCTGGGCACGACGTTTATTATTATAGATCGAGCAACAGGGCGAATTATCGATTCTATGAAAGCAGAACCTTTTTTTGTTCTCAATCAGGTAAACGCTTTTGAAAAAAATAATGAGATTAATCTTGATATGATTGTTTATCCTGATGCAGGAATCATGAAAGCGACAACTATTGAACATTTGAGAAATCGTCCCGAGTCGTTTGGTGAACGATCTCAACTTACTCGTTTTATCATCAATTTAAAAACCAAAAATGTCACAAAGACAGTTCTTGGAGAAAGTTCAATAGAATTGCCACGCATTAACCCGTTCTTTAAAACGAAACACTATAGATATATTTACGGCATGGGAGCTGGATTTTCAAGTATTCAGAAAATAGATACCGAGAGCGATCGAATCATTGAATGGAAAGAAAACGGTTGCTGCCCAACCGAGCCAGTTTTCATTCCACGTCCTCATGAAAAAAAAGAGGATGATGGTGTGATAATCGCACAAGTGCTCGATACGATCAATTGCACTTCATTTATATTGATACTCGATGCACATAATTTACACGAAATAGGACGTGCTCAATTGCCGAGCATAGTACCATTTAGTTTACATGGCCTTTATAGCCAGGCTTAA
- a CDS encoding VOC family protein, with product MINYLSHLTILVKNQDEALKFYTEKIGFEKHTDAQFGQMRWLTLNPKGSQNLEFALMLPESQEDLALVGKQGGSFPLACMITDNCKKDYQEMKSRGVEFIMEPTTEEWGTQAVFKDLYGNMFNMVELPK from the coding sequence ATGATCAACTATCTTTCACATCTTACGATTTTAGTAAAAAACCAGGACGAAGCGCTTAAATTTTACACCGAAAAAATTGGTTTTGAAAAACATACCGATGCTCAATTTGGGCAAATGCGTTGGTTAACGTTAAATCCAAAAGGAAGCCAGAATTTAGAGTTTGCTTTAATGCTTCCTGAATCACAAGAAGATTTAGCTCTGGTTGGCAAACAGGGTGGTTCTTTTCCACTCGCTTGCATGATTACCGATAACTGCAAAAAGGATTACCAAGAAATGAAATCTCGAGGCGTTGAGTTTATTATGGAACCAACCACCGAAGAGTGGGGAACGCAAGCTGTTTTTAAAGATCTTTATGGAAATATGTTTAATATGGTCGAATTACCAAAATAA
- a CDS encoding LysE family transporter, producing the protein MDLSFFIKGIIIGAAIAFPVGPIGILCLRRLLIQGPLMGIASGFGAATADVVFAVAALLSLGFLSAHLTQFAFAIRLSSSILLSILGIVILSSKPPQAMQSKSPLNILESYVTTFFLTLANPIIILTLIFLFAAVGIDHELDRTSELILTASGVFIGSAIWWIVLGILAAYFQPKIKASTFRRINQFSGIGIMSFGILSLIKLILK; encoded by the coding sequence ATGGATTTATCTTTTTTTATTAAAGGAATTATTATTGGAGCTGCAATCGCGTTTCCGGTAGGACCTATCGGAATTTTGTGCTTGCGAAGATTGTTGATTCAAGGCCCCCTTATGGGAATAGCTTCAGGATTTGGTGCAGCGACTGCGGATGTTGTTTTTGCAGTTGCTGCACTTTTGAGTCTTGGGTTTTTGTCGGCTCATCTAACACAGTTTGCTTTTGCCATACGGCTTTCAAGTAGCATTCTCTTATCAATTTTAGGAATCGTCATCTTATCATCTAAGCCGCCGCAAGCGATGCAGTCGAAAAGTCCGCTCAATATTTTGGAATCGTACGTTACTACATTTTTCCTCACACTCGCCAACCCTATTATTATTCTTACGCTTATTTTTCTCTTTGCTGCAGTCGGCATTGATCATGAACTTGATCGCACGAGCGAACTTATTTTAACTGCAAGTGGTGTATTCATCGGATCGGCTATTTGGTGGATTGTGCTTGGCATACTTGCCGCTTATTTTCAACCTAAAATTAAAGCCTCTACATTCAGGCGTATCAATCAATTTTCAGGAATTGGCATTATGAGCTTTGGCATTCTTTCACTCATCAAACTTATTTTGAAATAA
- a CDS encoding WD40 repeat domain-containing protein: MKRLILLLITIFFPANASAYLKLSVLDSQQQSNEITLSEQDSKLLIKFSQVIENLVGDIDSKTQSASIPLPFSKRQLDLILSFLKFENEKDEKLVHRASQLPLETIESLLINSDYLGIESLQTIFERALARKITSPTELKKFLRDPSYIKSLRLPDVLRKSLTQEVTKQAWENMLPMLSSLKVENKIIAHEGGEVLSLEATGNKLCASVADGKIRILNLQTGKSSTLTTNPSDFSALVCKNPFAYSSDESGTITVWDLEKLAKLQELKKHSWAVLALTLNNDGTFLFSSGKDHALNKWDTKTGKLIATLETPKEYAWALVANDPLLFIGLSDGAIKAYDFINDAPAYELKGHAKRISKLIFDQSKKILFSADAAGIICAWDLEKKEPFFRSSNHDKEINTLAHATDGFLFSGGQDGTIRLWDDKTGQLLFTIASVTPRMISGLALQDNNLLISGSFDKTIRRWNLQSLKKTIHSLRNNLTLEQALMLVAPETIDFKKYPHLLSSFKNLDEEIQCLAIESKHVLPPNLSWSAPVLTGYQFLKSIFGNK, translated from the coding sequence ATGAAGCGATTAATTTTACTATTAATTACGATTTTTTTTCCAGCCAATGCATCGGCGTACTTAAAGCTTTCAGTTTTAGATTCGCAACAACAATCAAATGAAATAACTCTTTCTGAACAAGATTCGAAACTATTAATCAAATTTTCACAAGTAATCGAAAATTTAGTAGGCGATATTGATTCCAAAACGCAATCAGCTTCTATCCCTTTACCTTTTTCTAAGCGACAACTTGACCTTATTTTGAGTTTCCTCAAATTTGAAAATGAAAAAGATGAAAAGCTGGTACATCGTGCTTCTCAATTGCCTCTAGAAACTATTGAATCTCTTTTGATCAATTCTGATTACTTGGGCATAGAGTCTCTTCAAACTATTTTTGAGAGAGCATTAGCAAGAAAGATTACAAGCCCAACAGAATTAAAAAAATTCTTGCGTGATCCTTCATATATAAAAAGCTTACGACTCCCCGACGTGTTAAGAAAAAGCCTTACGCAGGAAGTTACCAAACAAGCATGGGAGAATATGCTTCCCATGTTATCATCTCTGAAAGTAGAGAATAAGATTATAGCTCATGAAGGCGGTGAAGTTTTAAGCCTTGAAGCAACGGGTAATAAACTTTGTGCGAGCGTAGCCGATGGAAAAATTAGAATTTTAAATCTACAAACAGGAAAATCATCTACATTAACGACAAATCCCTCAGATTTCTCTGCACTCGTATGTAAAAATCCGTTCGCTTATTCTAGTGATGAATCAGGAACAATAACCGTTTGGGATTTAGAAAAATTAGCGAAACTTCAAGAATTGAAAAAGCATTCTTGGGCAGTTTTAGCATTAACATTGAATAATGATGGCACCTTTCTTTTTTCTTCAGGTAAGGATCACGCTCTTAATAAATGGGATACCAAAACAGGAAAACTAATAGCTACGCTTGAAACACCAAAAGAATATGCTTGGGCATTAGTCGCAAACGATCCCCTTTTGTTTATAGGATTATCAGATGGCGCCATTAAAGCGTATGATTTCATAAATGATGCACCCGCTTATGAGTTAAAAGGGCATGCCAAACGAATATCAAAACTTATTTTTGATCAAAGCAAAAAAATTCTTTTTTCTGCCGATGCCGCAGGAATAATCTGCGCATGGGATCTTGAAAAAAAAGAACCATTTTTTAGATCTTCAAATCATGACAAAGAAATTAATACCCTTGCGCATGCAACTGATGGCTTTCTTTTTTCTGGTGGCCAAGATGGAACCATTCGGCTCTGGGATGATAAAACAGGCCAATTGCTCTTCACTATTGCAAGCGTAACCCCTCGTATGATTTCTGGGCTAGCACTTCAAGATAATAATCTATTAATTTCTGGCTCTTTTGATAAAACAATTCGCCGCTGGAATCTGCAATCTTTAAAAAAAACCATCCATTCTTTGCGCAATAATTTGACGTTGGAGCAAGCGCTCATGCTTGTTGCACCGGAGACTATAGATTTCAAAAAATATCCCCATCTATTAAGCTCATTTAAGAATTTGGATGAAGAGATTCAATGTCTGGCTATAGAATCAAAGCATGTTTTGCCCCCAAATCTTTCATGGAGCGCCCCAGTTTTGACCGGTTATCAGTTCTTAAAATCAATTTTTGGTAATAAATAG
- a CDS encoding DUF167 domain-containing protein — translation MAFIIEIKVIPASGTQRLIRDKSGKLKCYLKNQAEKGKANEELIGLVAARMGLAKNQVSLVSGFTSRNKKLSLEGTWTMQEVYKKLGLEQGEQHAVF, via the coding sequence ATGGCATTTATTATTGAGATCAAAGTGATACCCGCATCAGGAACTCAGCGCTTAATAAGGGATAAATCTGGCAAGCTCAAATGCTATTTAAAAAACCAAGCTGAAAAGGGAAAAGCCAATGAAGAACTTATCGGATTGGTGGCAGCTCGAATGGGTTTAGCAAAGAATCAGGTGAGCCTCGTTTCGGGTTTTACAAGCAGGAACAAAAAGCTTTCGCTTGAAGGAACGTGGACGATGCAAGAAGTGTATAAAAAATTAGGGCTCGAGCAAGGGGAGCAACATGCCGTATTTTAA
- a CDS encoding type II secretion system F family protein, with protein MPYFKWAGVALDGRVLRGVLRARSLRDLDEQLLHKDIGLMNARLKKQSFMQRITIAVKINFFRQLAILVGSGVYIDRAIGLLALQTAHSSFRELLEDISIEVQHGTPIANALESAGIFDYVSIQMIKAGHESGKLAQALEMIAAYAESRDAFYKKLRSAALVPLITLGTFILIVIFIMIGIVPTISSLFISAGHELPQITRIMIAISSLLTSFGGALILSSFVLFALIFRYAIRRIPQSSKIIFNIPFVGALVRQNNAASYLYAVGLLVSGKVRIAYALEIARSAVKNRWIAYELMSVEENVNHGKSLSQALEDCGLFSPEICGLVSVGEQSSNLGLLLIKSAELYQEKVNRQLSLITALFQPVLMMVLAFLVLALIVAIYIPLFDLSMIIS; from the coding sequence ATGCCGTATTTTAAATGGGCTGGCGTAGCGCTTGATGGTCGTGTTTTACGAGGGGTTTTAAGAGCGCGGAGTTTACGCGATCTTGATGAACAGCTTTTGCATAAAGATATTGGATTAATGAACGCTCGATTGAAGAAACAATCGTTTATGCAGCGCATTACCATTGCGGTGAAAATCAATTTCTTTAGACAACTCGCGATTCTTGTCGGTTCTGGCGTTTATATTGATCGCGCCATCGGGTTACTTGCATTGCAAACGGCGCATAGTTCATTTCGCGAATTACTTGAAGATATTAGCATAGAGGTACAGCACGGTACTCCAATAGCAAACGCTCTAGAATCGGCAGGTATTTTTGATTACGTTTCGATCCAGATGATTAAAGCTGGCCACGAATCGGGTAAATTAGCGCAAGCACTCGAGATGATCGCAGCCTATGCAGAATCTCGCGATGCCTTTTATAAAAAATTACGAAGCGCGGCATTAGTGCCGCTCATTACACTCGGGACTTTTATCCTCATCGTAATTTTTATCATGATTGGCATCGTGCCGACTATTAGTTCATTATTTATCAGCGCAGGGCATGAGCTGCCGCAAATAACACGCATTATGATCGCTATCAGTTCGCTTCTCACCAGTTTTGGTGGAGCGCTGATTCTTTCTTCATTTGTATTATTCGCTTTGATTTTTAGATATGCGATACGCCGCATTCCTCAAAGCAGTAAAATTATATTTAATATACCGTTCGTTGGTGCATTAGTGCGCCAAAATAATGCAGCTTCTTATCTTTATGCAGTTGGCCTGCTGGTTTCTGGAAAAGTGCGCATTGCGTACGCGCTTGAAATTGCGCGCAGTGCCGTAAAAAACCGATGGATAGCGTATGAGCTCATGAGCGTTGAAGAGAATGTAAATCACGGAAAATCGCTCAGTCAGGCCTTAGAAGATTGCGGTCTTTTTTCGCCCGAGATTTGTGGTTTGGTTTCCGTTGGTGAACAATCAAGCAATCTCGGTCTATTATTAATAAAAAGCGCTGAGCTTTATCAAGAAAAGGTGAACCGTCAGTTGTCGCTGATCACTGCTCTTTTTCAACCAGTTCTTATGATGGTGCTCGCGTTTCTGGTTCTTGCGCTTATTGTGGCAATTTATATTCCACTTTTTGATCTTTCGATGATTATTTCCTGA
- a CDS encoding DNA alkylation repair protein — MNTQAIISELHNDLLKNSDPVRREQAKRFFKEEVNHLGVAVPVVRKISAAHFSEVKHLDKKEIFQICEKLLKKEQEFQIIAFDWLNKIRKKFEPSDFEFFQYCLENYVSNWASCDDFCAHALGFFLYKFPQFLPKLKIWARSENRWMRRASAVSLIYSLRKDFYLEDAFELATILLEDKDDLVQKGYGWMLKEATKTRQKEVFTFVMNHKAKMPRTALRYSIEKLPSAMKQEAMR, encoded by the coding sequence ATGAATACTCAAGCTATCATTTCTGAACTTCATAACGATCTCCTTAAAAATAGCGATCCTGTGCGCCGCGAGCAAGCCAAACGATTTTTTAAAGAAGAGGTTAATCATCTTGGCGTTGCCGTTCCAGTTGTTCGTAAAATTTCTGCAGCGCATTTTTCAGAAGTTAAGCATCTTGATAAAAAAGAAATTTTTCAGATTTGTGAAAAATTACTAAAAAAAGAACAAGAATTTCAAATTATCGCATTTGACTGGCTCAATAAAATAAGAAAAAAATTTGAACCGTCTGATTTTGAATTCTTTCAATATTGCCTTGAGAACTATGTATCCAACTGGGCATCATGCGATGATTTCTGCGCGCATGCGCTTGGTTTTTTTCTTTATAAGTTTCCTCAGTTTTTACCAAAATTAAAAATATGGGCGCGCTCTGAAAACAGATGGATGCGCCGCGCAAGTGCCGTTTCTCTTATTTATTCGCTGCGTAAAGATTTTTATTTAGAAGATGCTTTTGAGTTAGCCACAATTTTACTCGAAGATAAAGATGATCTTGTGCAAAAAGGCTACGGCTGGATGCTTAAAGAAGCAACTAAAACAAGACAAAAAGAAGTCTTCACCTTTGTCATGAATCACAAAGCGAAAATGCCCCGCACTGCCCTCCGTTATTCAATTGAAAAACTCCCTTCGGCAATGAAGCAAGAAGCGATGAGATAA